The Vibrio agarivorans genome window below encodes:
- the gspC gene encoding type II secretion system protein GspC translates to MGLATTAFNLARFDGQSLLNLLKQHQRRISTLLVIVLLSSSAWLLGKMVWMLLEPETEITPWRAGQVSASGDSSRSSIDLSDVHNAHWFGRYQADAAPVERQQPVVTDAPKTKLNLTLVGVVASTSANKSLAVIANRGQQATYGLDETIEGTRAKLKAVLVDRVIIENSGRDETLMLDGIDYTKRSQSPAANPVQSRQAAAPEPDSDRLEQIQQEISQDPQQLFQYVRMSQVKRDGDVVGYRLSPGKDRELFESIGLQNGDIATQLNGQDLTDPAAMGQIFQDIGNLTELSLTVERDGQPYDVYIQF, encoded by the coding sequence ATGGGTTTGGCTACAACTGCCTTCAACTTGGCTCGTTTTGACGGACAGTCATTATTAAACCTACTAAAACAGCACCAACGACGTATCAGCACTCTGCTTGTTATTGTATTGCTGTCATCTTCCGCTTGGCTTCTTGGCAAGATGGTATGGATGCTCCTTGAGCCTGAAACCGAGATCACGCCTTGGCGAGCGGGGCAAGTTTCTGCAAGTGGCGACTCAAGCCGCTCTTCTATTGATCTATCTGATGTTCATAATGCGCACTGGTTCGGCCGTTATCAGGCTGATGCTGCGCCAGTTGAGCGCCAACAACCAGTAGTGACTGACGCGCCAAAAACCAAATTGAACCTCACGCTGGTAGGCGTTGTGGCAAGCACCAGTGCGAATAAGAGCCTCGCTGTTATTGCCAATCGCGGCCAACAGGCTACGTATGGCCTTGATGAAACGATTGAAGGCACTCGAGCTAAGTTAAAAGCTGTGCTTGTCGACCGCGTGATCATTGAAAATTCTGGTCGAGACGAGACCTTGATGCTCGACGGCATCGATTACACCAAACGTTCACAATCTCCTGCTGCAAATCCTGTACAATCACGCCAAGCTGCTGCTCCAGAGCCGGACAGTGACCGCTTGGAGCAAATTCAACAGGAAATTTCGCAAGATCCGCAACAACTCTTCCAATATGTTCGCATGTCGCAAGTCAAACGCGATGGCGATGTCGTGGGTTATCGCTTGAGTCCAGGTAAGGACCGAGAACTATTTGAGTCGATTGGTTTGCAAAATGGCGATATCGCCACGCAACTCAATGGACAAGACCTAACCGATCCAGCGGCAATGGGTCAGATTTTTCAAGATATCGGCAACTTAACCGAGTTGAGCCTCACGGTAGAACGTGACGGTCAACCGTACGATGTCTATATACAGTTTTAA